GTCATAAGGTACGCTATCGTTTCGAAAACTTTTCGGGAattatagattttttctcAAACTCTAAACCTGAAAGTAAGGCAGATAgcaacgaaacaaaacaaaaccaaaaagtgaAAGCTTATTTCTGAATTGCTTTAGCTTTCTTTCTCAGGACTTTGCCTTTTGCTTTGATATTATCTGCTTTGTTTTTTCGCCCTTTCCACCATCTTGCTCCCTGTCGTTTCCGGCAACTTTGCGtacccattttctttctgcgATTGTCGGGTCTTGCGCTTGGCAAACAGTTTTCAAACCCAATTTCcctttgtctctttttcaGTTTTGGTCGCACCGGAATTCATCGATTCGCGTTCTGCTTTTGTCGCTTTAGCTGCGTCGTTGGTGTGTTTAACTGCTTCTCGTAGTGCAGCCAGAGCTTCCGATAGCGCCTCCACTTGCTCTTTGGCcaattttgtcaatttttgcACGGAAGACAAAGTTTCCTCTTGGGTGTCCAAAAGTTTTTGATTCTCTTGTTTCAATCTCTCTAGTTCTTCTCGGTTCTTCAGGTTGTCATTATTCAACTCTAGCAAAGATTTATCGCTTTCCAGGTTCGAATTCGTTGTTTTTGGTCACCTTTTCTGCTAACTTAGCTTTGGCAGATTCCAAGCTGATGTTTAGGAAACTGTCTTCTTGTTTGATGCGCTCCAGCTCCGACATCGTTGATGATAGGGTCTCATTCTGAGTTTGCGTTGTAGCTTTAAATTGACGATTTCGTTTTGGAGTTGAGATTCGGTAACCTCCCACTTCGAGGCATTGTAGAGCAGAACGGATTTCTCTTTCTTGAACTCGTCGATTTGAGACTCGAATGCAGTTAACTCTGTTTTTAGTTGAGTTACATTTCTCTGAAGGAGACCGTTTGCAGCTTTTCGTTCGTCGGCTAATTGTGCGGATTCTTCTGCtaattttttggctttttccaCGAACGCGAAAGCAGCGTCTTTTTCCTCGGAAACGCGTCGAAATTCCGCCCTTATCTGTCCCATTGTTCTTTTCAATTCGATAAACTCATTTTTTAGTTGATCGTTGAGACTAGTCAAAACCAGATTTTTCTGATGGGTTAGTTAACGTTTCAGCTGTGATTTGTGCATCTCCTCGACTTTCTCATCGGCAACCTTTTTGGCCTGTAGGGTAGAAATTCAAAATCGCTTCCTTTTCATCCAAGAGTTTTTGCTGGCTGTCCAACTGGTCCTGTAACTAAGTTATCTCCTTTTTCATATGTAATTCAGTCTTGTGAAACTCGTCGATATTCGTCGAAGCTATGTCTCTTGAAGCAGCCAACTTTAGTATGAGCTTGTCGTTTTTCAACGACATTTTCCACAACTTCTTGTTCAGTTCATTTATCGTAGCCGTCAATTCTTGTATTTCGTCCGATTGGAAACACACTTTCCGACTTGACATCTCGAATTGGGTTTTCAGCTTGGAGTTTTCGTCTCTGAGTTGCGTAAGTTCATCAGAATCATCCGGTTGATTCtcttgatttttcttgatGTTTGGTGAAGCAGCCAACTTTAGAGTCAGGTCATCGTTCTCTAAAGACATTTTCCGCAACTTCTTGGTCAGTTGGTTTGTCGTAGCCATCAGCTCGTGTATTTCCTCCGATTGGAAACTCACCGCAGAAGCTGACATCTTGAGTTCGGTTTTCAGCCTGGAATTTTCGTATCTGAGTGGCTTTAAACGTTCATCGTAATCATCCGGTTTTTCTGGCTTTGGTAGCTGACATTTCCGACTATCCGATTCGCACTCGGCGAGAGTTTCC
Above is a genomic segment from Daphnia pulicaria isolate SC F1-1A chromosome 8, SC_F0-13Bv2, whole genome shotgun sequence containing:
- the LOC124311957 gene encoding tropomyosin-1-like; protein product: MGQIRAEFRRVSEEKDAAFAFVEKAKKLAEESAQLADERKAANGLLQRNVTQLKTELTAFESQIDEFKKEKSVLLYNASKWENETLSSTMSELERIKQEDSFLNISLESAKAKLAEKNREELERLKQENQKLLDTQEETLSSVQKLTKLAKEQVEALSEALAALREAVKHTNDAAKATKAERESMNSGATKTEKETKGNWV
- the LOC124311959 gene encoding kinesin-like protein KIN-7D, mitochondrial, whose protein sequence is MVQEKETLQEEVKCLKETLAECESDSRKCQLPKPEKPDDYDERLKPLRYENSRLKTELKMSASAVSFQSEEIHELMATTNQLTKKLRKMSLENDDLTLKLAASPNIKKNQENQPDDSDELTQLRDENSKLKTQFEMSSRKVCFQSDEIQELTATINELNKKLWKMSLKNDKLILKLAASRDIASTNIDEFHKTELHMKKEIT